One window of the Enterobacter huaxiensis genome contains the following:
- the ddlA gene encoding D-alanine--D-alanine ligase has product MTKQRVGIVFGGKSAEHEVSLQSAKNIVDAIDKNRFDVVLLGIDKQGQWHVNDASQYLLNANDPAHIALNPSDISVATVPGQVQGQFIDAGNAQALTQIDVVFPIVHGTLGEDGSLQGMLRMANLPFVGSDVLGSAACMDKDVTKRLLRDAGLNIAPFVTLTRANREKFTFAQLSERLGLPLFVKPANQGSSVGVSKVNTEAQFTEAVRLAFEFDHKVVVEQGIKGREIECAVLGNDFPQASTCGEVVLNSDFYSYDTKYIDDKGAQVVVPAALDPAINDKIRAIAVEAYQALGCFGMARVDVFLTAENDVVINEINTLPGFTNISMYPKLWQASGISYPELITRLIELALERYAADSALKSSVNG; this is encoded by the coding sequence ATGACCAAGCAGCGGGTAGGTATTGTCTTTGGGGGAAAGTCAGCAGAACACGAGGTTTCATTGCAATCGGCCAAAAATATCGTCGATGCCATTGATAAAAACCGTTTCGACGTGGTGCTGCTGGGCATTGATAAACAGGGCCAGTGGCACGTTAACGATGCAAGCCAATATCTGTTAAACGCTAACGACCCCGCCCACATTGCGCTTAATCCTTCTGACATCAGCGTAGCGACCGTGCCAGGCCAGGTTCAGGGGCAGTTCATTGACGCCGGTAATGCACAGGCCCTGACCCAGATTGATGTGGTGTTCCCGATCGTACACGGCACGCTGGGCGAAGACGGTTCACTGCAGGGCATGCTGCGTATGGCTAACCTGCCGTTTGTCGGCTCCGATGTGCTGGGCTCTGCAGCCTGCATGGATAAAGACGTCACCAAGCGCCTGCTGCGTGATGCCGGGCTAAATATTGCGCCGTTCGTTACGCTCACACGCGCAAACCGCGAAAAATTCACCTTCGCCCAGCTCTCAGAGAGGCTGGGTCTGCCGCTGTTCGTCAAACCGGCGAACCAGGGATCGTCCGTCGGCGTCAGCAAAGTAAACACTGAAGCACAGTTTACCGAAGCCGTGCGGCTGGCATTCGAGTTTGACCACAAGGTAGTGGTTGAGCAGGGGATCAAAGGACGTGAGATTGAGTGCGCCGTACTGGGGAATGATTTTCCGCAGGCAAGTACCTGCGGTGAAGTGGTGTTAAACAGCGATTTCTACTCTTACGACACCAAGTATATTGATGATAAGGGCGCGCAGGTTGTGGTACCCGCCGCCCTCGATCCCGCCATCAACGACAAGATCCGTGCGATCGCCGTCGAAGCCTATCAGGCGCTCGGCTGCTTCGGTATGGCGCGCGTTGACGTGTTCCTCACGGCCGAGAACGACGTGGTGATCAACGAAATTAATACGCTGCCGGGCTTCACCAACATCAGTATGTATCCAAAGCTGTGGCAGGCAAGCGGAATCAGCTACCCTGAGCTGATCACCCGCCTGATCGAGCTGGCGCTGGAGCGTTACGCCGCTGACAGCGCCCTCAAAAGCTCCGTCAACGGTTAA
- a CDS encoding DUF2754 domain-containing protein — protein sequence MKLTSKLRRDWHYYAFAIGLIFILNGVVGLLGFEAKGWQTYAVGLVTWVISFWLAGFIIRRRPEEATADETDAAK from the coding sequence ATGAAGCTCACATCCAAACTACGCCGTGACTGGCACTACTACGCTTTTGCTATTGGCCTGATCTTTATTCTTAACGGTGTTGTGGGGCTGCTGGGGTTCGAAGCGAAAGGCTGGCAAACCTATGCCGTTGGCCTGGTGACCTGGGTGATTAGCTTCTGGCTGGCGGGATTTATCATCCGCCGCCGCCCGGAAGAGGCGACAGCGGACGAGACGGACGCGGCTAAGTAG
- a CDS encoding DUF2755 family protein, giving the protein MADFTLSKPIFGGKQPKTSTAGNIAYALFVLFCFWAGSQLLNMLVHAPGVYEHLMQVQDNGRPRVEIGFGVSTLFGLVPFLAGCMVLGVIALVLRLRRRF; this is encoded by the coding sequence ATGGCTGATTTTACATTGTCGAAACCGATTTTTGGCGGCAAACAACCAAAAACCTCCACGGCGGGTAATATTGCCTACGCCCTGTTTGTGTTGTTCTGCTTCTGGGCAGGCTCACAGCTCCTCAACATGCTGGTTCATGCTCCCGGTGTTTATGAACACCTGATGCAGGTTCAGGATAACGGGCGCCCTCGCGTGGAGATTGGTTTCGGCGTAAGCACCCTGTTTGGTCTGGTCCCCTTCCTTGCAGGCTGTATGGTTCTGGGCGTTATCGCGTTAGTGCTTCGCCTGCGACGTCGTTTCTAA
- a CDS encoding DUF1615 domain-containing protein — MTFAVPRALPLSLLAAFVLAGCAEKGAAPLKKGEKPVDVASVVRQKMPASVKDRNAWAEALAKTFESQKIAPTEENICSVLAVAQQESMYQSDPAVPGLNKIAWKEIDRRAESMHIPVFLVHTALKITSPNGKSYSERLDSVKTEKQLSAIFDDFISMVPMGQKLFGSLNPVHTGGPMQVSIAFAEKHTDGYPWKIDGTVRQEVFSLRGGLWFGTYHLLNYPANYSEPLYRFADFNAGWYASRNAAFQNAVSRASGIKLALDGDLIAYGSSEAGTTERAVRKLATKLDMSNNEIRRQLEKGDSLAFEKTDLYQQVFKLAEQKSGKTLPKAMLPGIQLESPKITRNLTTAWFAKRVDDRRARCMGL; from the coding sequence ATGACCTTTGCCGTACCGCGCGCGTTACCGCTGTCCTTACTGGCTGCCTTTGTGCTGGCGGGCTGTGCTGAGAAAGGGGCTGCGCCACTTAAAAAGGGTGAAAAGCCGGTGGATGTCGCAAGCGTTGTCCGGCAAAAAATGCCCGCCAGCGTGAAGGATCGCAACGCGTGGGCAGAGGCACTGGCAAAGACTTTTGAAAGCCAGAAGATAGCCCCCACCGAGGAGAATATCTGCTCGGTGCTGGCCGTCGCGCAGCAGGAATCCATGTACCAGTCAGATCCTGCCGTGCCGGGGCTAAATAAGATCGCCTGGAAGGAGATCGACCGCCGCGCCGAATCGATGCATATACCGGTTTTCCTGGTCCATACCGCGCTAAAAATCACCTCGCCAAACGGCAAAAGCTACAGCGAACGGCTGGATTCGGTGAAAACCGAGAAGCAGCTGAGCGCCATTTTCGATGATTTCATCAGCATGGTGCCGATGGGGCAGAAGCTGTTTGGCTCGCTTAATCCGGTGCATACCGGCGGCCCAATGCAGGTCAGCATTGCGTTCGCCGAAAAACATACCGATGGCTATCCGTGGAAAATTGATGGAACGGTGCGTCAGGAGGTATTTTCCCTGCGCGGTGGGCTATGGTTTGGCACCTATCACCTGCTGAACTATCCGGCAAACTACAGCGAGCCGCTGTACCGTTTTGCGGACTTCAACGCAGGCTGGTATGCGAGCCGGAACGCGGCGTTCCAGAATGCCGTCAGCCGCGCAAGCGGGATTAAGCTGGCGCTGGATGGCGATTTGATCGCTTACGGCAGCAGCGAGGCAGGAACCACCGAGCGTGCGGTGCGCAAACTGGCAACAAAGCTGGATATGAGCAACAACGAGATTCGCCGCCAGCTGGAGAAGGGCGACAGCCTGGCATTTGAGAAAACAGATTTGTATCAGCAGGTCTTTAAGCTTGCAGAGCAGAAGAGCGGTAAAACGCTACCGAAGGCCATGCTGCCGGGGATACAGCTTGAAAGCCCGAAGATCACGCGTAATCTGACCACGGCCTGGTTCGCAAAACGTGTCGATGACCGCCGGGCGCGCTGTATGGGGCTTTAG
- the sbmA gene encoding peptide antibiotic transporter SbmA produces MFKSFFPKPGPFFLSAFIWALIAVIFWQAGGGAWLTRITGATGDVPISAARFWSLSYLLFYAYYTVCVGLFAVFWFIYSPHRWQYWSILGTSLIIFVTWFLVEVGVAVNAWYAPFYDLIQTALSSPHKVTINQFYHEVGIFLGIALIAVVIGVMNNFFVSHYVFRWRTAMNEHYMAHWQHLRHIEGAAQRVQEDTMRFASTLEDMGTSFINAIMTLIAFLPVLVTLSAHVPELPIIGHLPYGLVIAAIVWSLMGTGLLAVVGIKLPGLEFKNQRVEAAYRKELVYGEDDANRASPPTVRELFGAVRRNYFRLYFHYMYFNIARILYLQVDNVFGLFLLFPSIVAGTITLGLMTQITNVFGQVRGSFQYLISSWTTLVELMSIYKRLRSFERELDDKDLQEVTHTFS; encoded by the coding sequence ATGTTTAAGTCTTTTTTCCCAAAGCCGGGGCCATTTTTCCTGTCGGCATTTATTTGGGCGCTGATCGCTGTCATTTTCTGGCAGGCTGGCGGCGGAGCGTGGCTGACGCGCATCACGGGAGCAACGGGCGATGTGCCGATTAGCGCCGCACGCTTCTGGTCGCTGAGCTATTTGCTGTTTTATGCTTACTACACGGTTTGCGTGGGGCTCTTTGCAGTTTTCTGGTTTATCTACTCACCGCACCGCTGGCAGTATTGGTCGATTTTGGGTACGTCACTGATCATCTTTGTGACCTGGTTCCTGGTGGAAGTGGGGGTGGCCGTTAACGCCTGGTATGCACCCTTCTACGACCTGATCCAGACCGCGCTCAGTTCACCGCACAAGGTGACGATTAATCAGTTCTACCATGAAGTGGGCATTTTCCTCGGCATCGCCCTTATTGCGGTGGTTATCGGCGTGATGAATAACTTTTTCGTCAGCCACTACGTTTTCCGCTGGCGTACCGCGATGAACGAACACTATATGGCGCACTGGCAGCACCTGCGTCATATTGAAGGCGCTGCGCAGCGCGTGCAGGAAGACACCATGCGTTTTGCCTCTACCCTTGAGGACATGGGAACCAGTTTTATCAACGCCATTATGACGCTGATTGCCTTCCTGCCGGTGCTGGTGACCCTCTCTGCGCACGTTCCTGAGCTACCGATTATCGGTCATCTGCCGTATGGTCTGGTAATTGCCGCGATCGTCTGGTCGTTGATGGGAACGGGCCTGCTGGCAGTGGTGGGGATCAAACTGCCGGGCCTGGAGTTTAAAAACCAGCGCGTGGAAGCCGCTTACCGTAAGGAGCTGGTCTACGGTGAAGATGATGCCAACCGCGCGTCGCCTCCAACCGTGCGCGAACTGTTTGGCGCGGTGCGTCGTAACTACTTCCGCCTCTACTTCCACTACATGTATTTCAACATCGCGCGTATCTTATACCTGCAGGTTGATAACGTTTTCGGGTTGTTCCTGCTGTTCCCGTCGATTGTTGCGGGTACTATTACGCTCGGTCTGATGACGCAGATCACCAACGTCTTTGGGCAGGTTCGCGGCTCGTTCCAGTATCTGATCAGCTCCTGGACCACGCTGGTCGAGCTGATGTCCATCTATAAACGTTTACGCAGCTTTGAGCGTGAGCTGGACGACAAAGACCTGCAGGAAGTGACCCATACATTCAGTTAA
- a CDS encoding isochorismatase family protein: protein MSEKRVVMVVDMQNGVFETPRRQREKCVSLINQLTHAADTVIFIQHTEAGGLEEGSEGFALLPELRQPKDAFYVTKTACDAFYHTTLEGLLRDLGVHEFVICGCATDYCVDATFKNGVSRGYLITVAEDAHTTSNRPAADAQILISHYNDVWRNFIAPANPPAVKRVETILENWKAN, encoded by the coding sequence ATGTCTGAGAAGCGTGTGGTTATGGTCGTTGATATGCAGAATGGGGTCTTTGAAACCCCACGTCGTCAACGTGAAAAATGTGTCTCACTGATCAATCAGCTCACCCACGCCGCCGATACGGTGATTTTCATTCAGCATACCGAGGCGGGTGGGCTGGAAGAGGGAAGCGAAGGATTTGCGCTTCTGCCTGAACTACGCCAGCCAAAGGATGCATTCTACGTAACCAAAACCGCTTGCGATGCCTTTTACCACACTACGCTTGAGGGGCTGTTACGCGATCTCGGAGTCCATGAGTTCGTTATCTGCGGCTGCGCTACCGATTACTGCGTTGATGCCACGTTCAAGAACGGCGTTAGCCGGGGATACCTCATTACCGTTGCGGAGGATGCCCACACCACGAGTAATCGTCCGGCAGCGGATGCTCAGATTCTGATTAGCCACTACAACGATGTCTGGCGTAACTTCATTGCCCCAGCCAATCCTCCCGCGGTGAAACGCGTCGAAACAATTCTCGAAAACTGGAAAGCGAACTAA
- the ampH gene encoding D-alanyl-D-alanine-carboxypeptidase/endopeptidase AmpH, whose translation MKRCLLSFAALCAVSFSTAQAAQPLTAPVLASDIADRYANLIYYGSGATGMALVVIDGNQRVFRSFGETRPGNNIHPQLDSVIRIASITKLMTSEMLVKLLDQGVVKLDDPLSKYAPPGARVPTYQGTPIRLVNLATHTSALPREQPGGAAHRPVFVWPTREQRWNYMSTATLKTAPGSQASYSNLAFDLLADALATASGKPYAKLFEEQITRPLGMKDTTFTPSPDQCGRLMVAEKGASPCNNTLAAVGSGGVYSTPGDMMRWMQQFLSSDFYARSSQADRMQTLIYQRAQLHRVIGMDVPGKADALGMGWVYMAPKDGRPGIIQKTGGGGGFITYMAMIPQSNVGAFVVVTRSPNTRFINMSDGINNLVAELSANKAQVLTASN comes from the coding sequence TTGAAACGTTGTCTGCTCTCTTTTGCCGCGCTCTGTGCGGTAAGCTTCTCCACCGCCCAGGCAGCACAGCCGCTGACGGCCCCGGTTTTGGCCTCTGATATTGCCGATCGCTATGCGAACCTGATTTATTACGGTAGCGGCGCAACGGGAATGGCGCTGGTGGTGATTGACGGTAACCAGCGAGTGTTTCGCAGCTTTGGCGAAACGCGACCGGGAAATAACATTCACCCTCAGCTGGATTCGGTTATCCGTATCGCCTCTATTACCAAGCTGATGACCAGCGAAATGCTGGTGAAGCTGCTCGACCAGGGCGTGGTGAAGCTCGACGATCCGCTCAGTAAATACGCGCCTCCTGGCGCACGAGTTCCGACATATCAGGGCACACCGATCCGGCTGGTCAACCTGGCGACGCATACCAGTGCCCTGCCGCGCGAACAGCCCGGCGGCGCGGCGCATCGTCCGGTCTTTGTCTGGCCGACACGCGAGCAGCGCTGGAACTACATGAGCACCGCAACGCTGAAAACCGCGCCGGGCTCTCAGGCATCCTATTCGAATCTGGCGTTTGACCTGCTGGCCGATGCGTTAGCAACAGCATCAGGCAAGCCTTACGCAAAGCTGTTTGAAGAGCAGATTACGCGTCCGCTGGGTATGAAGGACACGACCTTTACCCCCTCTCCGGATCAGTGCGGCCGTCTGATGGTTGCGGAGAAAGGTGCCAGCCCGTGTAACAACACCCTTGCGGCGGTCGGTAGCGGTGGAGTGTATTCCACGCCGGGCGACATGATGCGCTGGATGCAGCAGTTCCTCTCTTCGGATTTTTATGCACGCAGCAGCCAGGCTGACCGTATGCAGACGCTGATTTACCAGCGCGCCCAGCTGCACCGCGTTATCGGAATGGATGTCCCCGGTAAAGCCGATGCCCTCGGCATGGGCTGGGTGTACATGGCACCAAAAGATGGCCGTCCGGGCATTATTCAGAAAACCGGTGGCGGCGGCGGATTCATTACCTACATGGCGATGATCCCGCAGTCAAACGTCGGTGCGTTTGTGGTCGTTACCCGCTCGCCTAACACGCGCTTTATTAATATGAGTGACGGCATTAATAATCTGGTTGCCGAGCTCAGCGCCAACAAAGCCCAGGTGCTCACGGCATCTAATTAG
- a CDS encoding helix-turn-helix domain-containing protein: MKVDAKPLSELSRLVQCLEVASTPFKATPQKIISIGNKDDEPYTFVIKTGIIAIHRKSDGLLVGIARAPYIFGLSAWINDTHQEYEMVAHTSSSGFYLPASTSRQRIQEGSLWQEAFCWLSWINHILGKRDTQLVGNNSYSQIRAMLLNMAEWDDSLRSKIGVMNHIQRSTRISRSVVAEVLAALRQGNYINMSRGKLVSINRLPADY, encoded by the coding sequence ATGAAAGTCGATGCGAAACCGCTTTCTGAATTAAGCCGGCTCGTACAGTGTCTGGAAGTTGCCAGCACCCCATTCAAGGCCACGCCGCAGAAAATAATCTCAATTGGCAATAAAGACGATGAGCCTTATACGTTTGTAATAAAGACAGGCATTATTGCAATCCATCGAAAATCAGATGGACTTCTCGTAGGTATCGCCAGAGCGCCTTATATTTTTGGTCTGAGTGCATGGATAAATGATACGCATCAGGAATATGAGATGGTGGCACATACGTCCTCTAGTGGATTTTATTTACCCGCCTCAACGTCGCGACAGCGTATTCAGGAGGGATCCCTTTGGCAAGAGGCTTTTTGCTGGCTGTCCTGGATAAACCATATACTGGGTAAACGCGATACGCAGCTTGTTGGAAATAACTCGTATAGCCAGATCCGTGCAATGCTGCTCAACATGGCCGAGTGGGATGACTCGCTGCGCTCAAAAATTGGTGTTATGAATCATATTCAGCGAAGTACGAGGATCTCGCGCTCGGTTGTCGCGGAGGTTCTGGCTGCATTGCGACAGGGAAATTACATCAATATGAGCCGGGGCAAACTGGTCAGCATTAACCGTTTGCCCGCGGACTATTGA
- a CDS encoding autotransporter outer membrane beta-barrel domain-containing protein, whose protein sequence is MQTWKKKLVVSQLALACTLAIASQANAKDISGTTYNTFGYDNTASTPWYYGYADWGYTDATHDGDIYPVINKSTVNGVISTYYLDDGVNGRANALSISNSTINGMITSECMTTSCSDSVDPDGTAHSQYDRFSLTVDNSTINDTYEHYAYDVVNGETSDTHYLDTYALGNAITLDVESDIVIQNNSHVAGITLTQGYQELDNTPYDGVEGVANSSNVFTDTLVVKDSVLTSGAYSDLGTSGFYGQTAKPSDYGETNATAADDAALIVAAGASDNAMQTTATFDHSTITGDILFSSTFDNNFYENGDPATDTTDDGVYNPTTNGWDGTDTLDVTLTNGSKWVGAAQSSVEAIGTAQMYGQGYSNVDWRALTPNSIWPDSTFDSNGHVAGEEVYQSGLFNVTLDNGSEWDTRKVSNIDTLAVNNQSQVNVENSGLLADTITLTNASSLNIGDSGAVATDSLYLDSYSRAALTEETAELYANTITVDNGAELALGLGQVDTHNMVLTDGGVLNVASRDYVLNSDLNNARYITNDRSKADYDYGVVALNSDGHLSVNGDVAGNYKVRIDDATGAGSVADYKNKEIVRVYDNNADTAASFTAANKADLGAYTYQAQQKGDTVVLQQEELTDYANMALSIPSANTNIWNLQQDAVGARLTNSRHGLADNGGAWVSYFGGNFDADNGSVSYDQDVSGIMVGLDTQIDGNNAKWIVGGAAGFAKGDISDRTGQVDQDSQTAMIYASAKFMNDLFLDSSLSYTRFNNDLSATMSNGQYVDGNTTTDAVGFGMKLGYDWKPNLSGYVTPYAAVSGLFQSGDDYQLSNDMRIDGQSYDSMRYELGVDAGYTFSYGGDQALTPYFKLAYVYDDADNNADINGDSIDNGVEGSAVRVGLGTQFSFTKNFSAYTDATYLGGGDVDQNWGANLGVKYTW, encoded by the coding sequence ATGCAAACATGGAAAAAGAAACTGGTTGTATCTCAACTTGCATTAGCCTGCACTCTGGCTATCGCTTCTCAGGCCAATGCGAAGGATATTTCCGGCACGACATATAATACTTTTGGATATGATAATACAGCATCTACTCCCTGGTATTATGGATACGCAGATTGGGGTTACACAGATGCAACCCACGATGGTGATATTTATCCGGTAATTAACAAATCAACGGTAAATGGCGTTATTTCAACCTACTATCTTGATGATGGCGTTAACGGCCGGGCGAATGCGCTGAGCATTTCGAACAGCACTATCAATGGCATGATCACCTCTGAATGTATGACCACGAGCTGTTCCGATAGCGTAGATCCGGATGGCACGGCTCATTCTCAGTATGACCGTTTCAGCCTCACCGTCGATAACAGCACCATCAACGATACCTACGAGCATTACGCGTATGACGTAGTGAATGGCGAGACTTCGGACACTCATTATCTGGATACCTATGCCCTCGGTAACGCGATTACGCTGGACGTGGAGTCTGATATTGTTATCCAGAATAACTCCCACGTGGCGGGTATTACGCTGACGCAGGGTTATCAGGAGCTGGATAATACCCCATACGACGGCGTTGAAGGCGTTGCCAACAGTAGCAACGTGTTCACGGATACGCTCGTAGTTAAAGACTCTGTGCTGACCTCGGGCGCCTACAGCGATCTGGGTACCAGCGGTTTCTACGGTCAAACCGCGAAGCCGAGTGACTACGGTGAAACGAACGCCACCGCGGCGGATGATGCGGCGCTGATCGTTGCAGCTGGCGCCTCTGACAACGCGATGCAGACCACCGCCACGTTCGATCATTCGACCATCACCGGCGACATCCTTTTCTCAAGCACCTTTGACAACAACTTCTACGAGAATGGCGATCCGGCAACGGACACCACCGATGATGGCGTGTATAACCCAACCACTAACGGCTGGGATGGCACCGATACGCTGGATGTCACTCTGACTAACGGCAGCAAGTGGGTGGGGGCAGCGCAGTCCAGCGTTGAAGCCATCGGTACTGCGCAGATGTATGGTCAGGGCTACAGCAATGTAGACTGGCGCGCGCTGACACCTAACAGCATCTGGCCGGACTCTACCTTCGACAGCAACGGTCATGTTGCAGGCGAAGAGGTATATCAGAGCGGTCTGTTCAATGTGACACTGGATAATGGCTCGGAGTGGGATACCCGCAAGGTATCAAACATCGACACCCTGGCGGTGAATAACCAGTCGCAGGTCAATGTTGAAAACTCGGGTCTGCTGGCGGATACCATCACCCTGACTAACGCATCTTCTCTGAATATCGGCGACAGCGGCGCGGTTGCAACCGACAGCCTGTATCTTGATAGCTACAGCCGCGCGGCGCTGACGGAAGAAACTGCAGAGCTGTATGCTAACACCATTACCGTGGATAACGGTGCAGAGTTGGCGCTGGGGCTGGGCCAGGTTGATACGCATAACATGGTACTGACCGACGGCGGTGTACTGAACGTTGCCAGCCGTGACTATGTGCTCAACAGCGACCTGAACAACGCGCGCTATATCACTAACGATCGGAGCAAAGCGGACTACGACTATGGCGTGGTTGCGCTGAACTCTGACGGCCACCTGTCAGTGAACGGTGACGTGGCGGGTAACTATAAAGTGCGCATCGATGATGCGACCGGTGCAGGTTCCGTTGCTGATTACAAAAACAAAGAGATTGTTCGCGTTTATGACAATAACGCGGATACCGCAGCCAGCTTTACTGCCGCAAACAAAGCCGATTTAGGTGCCTATACCTATCAGGCGCAGCAGAAAGGCGACACGGTTGTTCTCCAGCAGGAAGAGCTGACCGACTACGCTAACATGGCGCTCAGCATTCCTTCTGCTAACACCAACATCTGGAACCTGCAGCAGGATGCCGTTGGCGCTCGTCTGACCAATAGCCGTCACGGCCTGGCCGATAACGGCGGAGCGTGGGTAAGCTACTTCGGCGGCAACTTTGACGCGGATAACGGCAGCGTAAGCTACGATCAGGACGTAAGCGGCATTATGGTCGGCCTGGATACGCAGATTGACGGCAACAATGCTAAATGGATTGTCGGTGGCGCTGCAGGCTTCGCGAAAGGCGACATTAGCGACCGCACGGGTCAGGTCGATCAGGACAGCCAGACCGCGATGATCTATGCCTCAGCGAAGTTCATGAACGATCTGTTCCTCGACAGTTCACTGAGCTATACCCGCTTCAACAACGATCTCTCCGCGACCATGAGCAACGGCCAGTACGTTGACGGTAACACCACTACCGATGCGGTAGGCTTCGGTATGAAGCTGGGCTATGACTGGAAGCCAAACCTGTCAGGCTATGTCACTCCTTACGCGGCGGTCTCCGGTCTGTTCCAGTCAGGAGATGACTACCAGCTGAGCAACGACATGCGTATCGACGGTCAGTCTTATGACAGCATGCGTTATGAGCTTGGGGTGGATGCGGGCTATACTTTCAGCTACGGTGGCGATCAGGCTCTGACACCATACTTCAAGCTGGCCTACGTGTATGACGATGCCGATAACAATGCCGACATCAACGGTGACAGCATAGATAACGGCGTGGAAGGTTCTGCGGTTCGCGTGGGTCTGGGCACACAGTTCAGCTTCACTAAGAACTTCAGCGCGTATACCGATGCAACCTATCTGGGCGGCGGCGACGTTGACCAGAACTGGGGAGCAAATCTGGGCGTGAAATACACCTGGTAA
- the hemB gene encoding porphobilinogen synthase: MTDLIARPRRLRKSPALRAMFEETTLSLNDLVLPIFVEEEIDDYKAIDAMPGVMRIPEKHLAREIERIANAGIRSVMTFGISHHTDATGSDAWKEDGLVARMSRICKESVPEMIVMSDTCFCEYTSHGHCGVLCDHGVDNDATLQNLGKQAVVAAAAGADFIAPSAAMDGQVQAIRQALDAAGFTDTAIMSYSTKFASSFYGPFREAAGTALKGDRKTYQMNPLNRREAIRESLLDEAQGADCLMVKPAGAYLDILRDIRERTELPLGAYQVSGEYAMIKFAAQAGAIDEEKVILESLGAIKRAGADLIFSYFALDLAEKKILR, translated from the coding sequence ATGACCGATTTAATTGCACGTCCCCGTCGCCTGCGCAAGTCACCCGCACTGCGCGCTATGTTTGAAGAGACAACACTATCCTTAAACGATCTGGTGTTGCCGATTTTTGTTGAAGAAGAGATCGATGACTACAAAGCCATTGATGCGATGCCGGGCGTGATGCGCATTCCGGAAAAACATCTGGCGCGTGAGATCGAACGTATCGCCAATGCGGGCATCCGCTCGGTGATGACGTTTGGCATCTCCCACCACACGGACGCCACCGGCAGCGATGCCTGGAAAGAAGATGGCCTCGTCGCCCGCATGTCGCGTATCTGCAAAGAGAGCGTACCGGAGATGATCGTGATGTCCGATACCTGTTTCTGCGAATATACCTCTCACGGCCACTGCGGCGTGCTGTGCGATCACGGCGTGGATAACGACGCGACCCTGCAAAACCTCGGTAAGCAGGCCGTTGTTGCCGCCGCCGCCGGGGCGGATTTCATCGCGCCTTCTGCGGCGATGGACGGACAGGTCCAGGCGATCCGCCAGGCGCTGGATGCGGCGGGTTTCACCGACACCGCCATCATGTCCTACTCCACCAAATTCGCCTCGTCCTTCTACGGTCCGTTCCGCGAAGCAGCGGGTACTGCGCTGAAGGGCGATCGCAAAACCTACCAGATGAACCCGCTGAACCGTCGCGAAGCCATCCGCGAGTCTCTGCTGGACGAAGCCCAGGGCGCTGACTGCCTGATGGTCAAGCCGGCTGGCGCGTATCTGGACATCCTGCGTGACATCCGCGAGCGTACCGAGCTGCCGCTGGGCGCATACCAGGTCAGCGGCGAGTACGCGATGATCAAATTCGCCGCACAGGCGGGTGCCATCGATGAAGAGAAAGTGATCCTCGAAAGCCTGGGGGCGATCAAACGCGCGGGCGCGGACCTCATCTTCAGCTACTTCGCGCTGGATCTGGCTGAGAAAAAAATCCTCCGCTAA